GCACTCGCTCCGCTAAGACCCCGCGCCGGCCCGACGCCTACACTCGTTGCGCCGCGTACGGGCCCCGAGAAGGACGAAGTGAAGGCTCGTCCAAAAACGAGATTATGAAATGTTTTTGGACTCGAAGGTAGGTTGTCTACACGGATTCTGGAATAGTTGCAAACAAACTACCTTCGAGCAAGTGAGCAACAATTACCTTGCTCATTTGCGAGCCTTCTTTTCGTTCCCCACGCTCTCCGGTGCCCAGCGAGTGAGAGAGCGAGGGTGTTCCGAGCGCGCCATGAGCCCGTGGCGATTTGCGCGCTCGCCGAGCGACGAACGAGCGAGCTTTGGGCACAAAGGGAGCGCGCCTTTCTTCTCCCCCATCTTCTTTTGGCGCTAAAAGAAGATGGGGTCCGGGCGCGGGGCGGATAGCCCCGCAACCATAGAATTACATTAAGGTTTTTATTATTTGGTTGGCGAGTAGCCCTATACACTACTAATAGATTGAGAACAGTAAAAAAATCATATACAATCGCTTTAAAATTACAACATTGTCATGGTAGTTTTTTGTAATTGTTGGCAATATCTTCGCCCTAACAACTTACAAAATTTTATTAGGATGTAAAATGCATATTGTAAAAAAAATATTAGATGAGGTAGGGAGAAAATTAAAAAGCAAATATAGTGTTTACGTCAATCCCGATGAATTGAAACAATTACAAGAACCTCTTGAATTTGAAGAAGGCAAGCTATGCAGGGGAAAATTTGAAAAACGCCAAGAGACATCAATAGATATCATAGAAAAAATATTAGATATCCATGGGAAGGGAGATATTGTTAAATTTTTAGGAAAACTTGCAAAGATTGAGCCTAAAATCCAAGATTTGCAACCATGGGTCAGAGACCACGTCGTTCATGCAATCAACACATTTCTTTTGGGCGTCTATTTTTTAGAAACTGTAGATTTCCCCACACCTGAACAATCACGCTTTGACTATCCATTCATGTGGAAGCTATGTGGGCCAACGCATGATTTAGGGTATCCAGTGGAAATTGCCAAAAACATAGATGTCCAATTTACAAACGAATTAAACGACATAATTAGGAAATCGGGTGCTCCTTCTCCGCAAGTCACATCAGACTTGTTGCCAACTAATCTCAACATGTTGTGTGGAGGCAGAGACTCAAATGCGCTTATACAACAGAGATTAAGAGAATGGGGGCTAGATATAGATATTGATGATTACTATAATTGGCTAAATAATCAAAATAAAACCGATCATGGTGTTATAAGCGCTTTGGCTCAATTAAAAGTTGTAGATGCCATTTATTGTGCTAATAATCCAAATAGAAAAACTGAAGATGTTGTATCTAATGATTTTAATTATAATCAAACCAATTTTGATTTAGACATCGTATCGGCATCTTCTGCTCTGTTTATACATAACATTGAGAGCTCATATGCTGGGTTTAAACAAAAAATATCTTTTGAATTAGCGCCGTTGGCCTTTCTTCTGTTTTTATGCGATACTTTGCAAGAATGGGATCGGTACGCCGAAAACAGGCCTGTATATTCTGGAGAAGACTTCAACTTAGCTTGCACCAGTAATTCAATCTCTATGTATATTCCTAAAGATATTGAGAAAAAAGTTTCTTCGATGTTGTCAAATAGGCTTGAAGGACTAACTATTTATATCAATGGGAATGTGGTAGTTAAGTAATAGGTTTTGACAATCAGAGGTAATCGCCTTACCCCTCTTCCCCCAGATACGCCTTTATGACCGCCGGGTTTTCTTTTATCTCCGCCGGGGGTGCCTTCGGCGATTTTCCGGCCGTAGTCGAGTACGTGGATGCGGTCGGAGATTGCACGACGCAGGTCGTGATTTTGCCCGCCCTGTTGGCTCCCTAGGAGGGTGATTATCTCCCCCTCGCCGACGCGGAGCGAGACGCCTTTGAGCGCCTCTATATTGCCGTAAAAAGTGTGAATCGACTCTATTTCGAGCATCTTTACCCGCTGTTTTAAAACATCGTGAAGAGGCGATACTAAAACTCCACGGTGAGAGCGTCAACCCTCAGAGCCCGGAAAGGGACTTTAACTGAGAAAAATGATAAAATCGCATTGCCAAAGGGAGTTTTCTCTCATAAAATAAAAACGTGCGGTATGTTTGATTCATTACCCTTACAGACGGCGTCTAACATGAGCGACTTCAAGAATCTGCAAGGCGAAGAGAAACCCTCACAGGTTTTTTCCCCTCCGAAAGGTTACGAGCCCTTCGAGAGCGTGAACTATTGCGGCCTGCGCGCCGTGAACGTCCGCTATTTCGTTGAGGCCGAGGGGTTTCCGCCCCTCCTCGTCGGAAAGGGAAGAACGCCGCAGGTATGGCTCGCCAAACTGACCGAAGACCCGCACGAGCCCTGGCAGTGGGCCGTCTCCGGCAACATCGCGGAAGACCCGGCTTTCAAGGTCAGGACCGACGACGTAAAAAGATCCGTCTCCGTCAAGAGAAGGGGCATACCCATCCTCACCGCCAGAGTCGGCCCCTTCAACGTCCTCACCGTCGATTACATCGATCTGCGGCCGATAGGCATCTACATCCACGGGGAAAACGGCGCGCTTTTCGCCTGCGACAACAAGATGTCGAATTGTGCGTATATGAACGTTCAGAACGTTTTCGACATCGGACCGCCACCTAAGAACTGACCACCCGGCTTCCTATTTCCGACGGCTTCGGCTTTTGCCGCAGAGCATCGTCGCTTCTCGGTCGCGCTCCTCGCCGTATAAACGATACTGTCTTCGTCGCGCTCGCTACGGGCTCCTTGCCTCGCGCCAAAATCCTGTGCCGTAGAGAAAACAAAGAACACGTCATTCCCGCGCAGGCGTGAATCCAGCGTCTTTTACGGTCTCGTAGGATGTGTTAGAGCAGCGTAACGCATCGATTGAAAGAGCCGTGGTCGGATTGAACAACGTGAAATCCGACAATTCACCCAGCCCCGCATCTTGCGGGGCTTTTTTGTTTTGGCGAAACGGAAGTTTTTTCATGCTCTGAATTGACCTTAAGGGAAACGATGGCATCCTTTTAAGCGTTGACGAAAATTTGCCGGTGAGATTGCGAAAGGGGTAAAAAATGAAAAAATTTTTCAGCAGCGTCGTCTTTTTGCTGTGCGTTTTCCTGCTGTTTCCGGCTTTGGCGAGCGCCCAGTCCACCCTCGACAAGATAAAGGCCAAGGGAGTCATCGTCGCGGGGGTTCTGAACGATTCTCCTCCCTTCAGCTTTATTGACATCAACGGCGCGATAATCGGTCTCGACCCCTCCTACCTCACGGCGGTCGCGGCCAGGCTCGGAGTCTCCCTTCAGCTCGTGGCGGTAAATCCTTCGGACCGCCTCAAGGCGCTTCTCGAAGGCCAGGTCGACATCCTCGCCGGAAACCTCACCCGCGACCCGGTTCGCGGCCTCGCGATGGATTTTTCGAAGACCTACCTGATCACGGGGCAGGGGTTTCTGGGCAGAAAAGGCGAGGTGAAGGAATTAAAGGATATTTTCGGCAAGAAACTCGGCGTCGTGGTGGGAACTCCCTCGGAAACCTGCGCCAGAAACGTCTGCGTCAACGTGGACATAGTGCCCTTCGACAACTACGGTCAGGCGCTGGCGGCGCTGGTAAACAGGGAGATCGTTGCGATAAGCACCGATCAGGCGATACTGGCCGATCTGATGCAGGCCCTGCCCTCGGACGAATTCGAGATTTCCGACCTCCTGATATCCGAGCAGCATTACGTTTTCGGCGCGAGAAAGGGCGATACCGCCTTTCTTGACAGGATAAATTCGATTATCGACGAGCTGGACAAGAGCGGCGAGGCGGATTCAATCTGGAACAAGTGGTTCACGCAAATAGGCGACCGCCCTCCGGCCGCCTACGGGTCGATAGTCAGAAAGGCCGCCAAACCCCCGCGCTATCTCGCCGTCGGCCTCAGCGGCTCTTTCATTCCCAAAGCTGTCGTCGCCGTCTACAACCTCGACGGTGATTTCATCGGCAACGGACAGGTCTCGTCGGTAATCGGCGACCAAGTCTATCTCGACGTCGATACGCCGATATACCAGCTTGTCATGCCGGGTTTTCTGGTAACCCAGAATGTCTCCACCGAGGTCGCCAAGAAGCTCACCTCCCACAAGGAGGGGGCGCTGCAGGCGGTAAAGGAACAGTCCGAGAAGGACGCGGCGGAGATTCAGGCCCGTATCGAAAAGGAAGGCGACGAGAAGATTAAAAGGGATCAGGAGATGTCGATGGAGAGAGAACGGAACAGGATGCAGATAGAGCGCGAGAGAAGGCTGTACTTCATGCAGCTTCGGCTGCTTCGCAACATTCCGTCCTCCCGTTTCGGCGGTTCCGGCGAACTCCGTATTTTCAGGGGCGTTGAAGAGTAAAAAAAGCAGCTTCTCTCACGAAGAACTTGAAAGGGTGCGTCTCGGGCGCGCCCTTTCAGGCTGTTGACAAAGTCATTTGTGGCGAAAAGAGAAGTTTTCCGCACAAAAAACAGAACAATAAGGGAGCAACAGGTCAACAGACTGAGATTGCGGCAAACACAGTATTTTCTTCGAGAACAAGGAAGGCGAGGAAAATGACCGGAGGAATACTCCTTTGTATTTTGAGGATCGTTTTTTGAGCCTGACGAAGTAAATCGGAGAAAAGACGAAGTTTGTCAGCAATCTGAAAGGGTGCGTCTCGGGCGCGCCCTTTTCCGTTTAAATGCGGTAATTCGATGCCGCCGGTTCAATACCCGTATTTTCGCGCTTCCGCATAGTACCTTTCGGCTTCGGCGGGCCGTCCGCGCGAGGCCAGCTCGTCTCCGGCGAACCTAAGGGCTCCGGCAAGGCCGTTCGGGTAACGCGACAGGGCCGAGAGCACCTCCGGGTTGCCGGGCCAGCGGCGGTAGTTTTCAATCCATTTCAGCGTGGCGCCAAGCCCGTCGCCCTTGGCGGACATGGCCTTCGCCGCGTAGATGGAAGCACCCTCGTCACCGGGAGAATCGGCAAGAACCAGATTCGCCACCCGAAGCGCGTTGTCGTAATCCCGCGAGTTCAGGTAGGCCGCTATAAGGCGTCCGGCGAGATCGGGGTAAAGAGGGTCGATTTCGAAGGCACGATTATAGTAGAGGGCTGCTTCCCGGGGGAGCCCCACGGATTGTTTAGCCTGGCCGATTCCGTTCTTCGCCATGGCGCTTTTGCCGCCGGAGTCTTTATCTACCTGGGTGAAGAGAGTGAGGGAGTCTTTCCAGTATCCCGCCCAAACGAAAGAAGACCAGAAAAGCGGTGCGGCTACCACAAGGGCAGTCAAAGCCCTGACGGTTTTGTGAACGTTCAGGCGCGCGGCGAGCCTGTCCGCCCCCCAGACGAAGGCTACGGCTACTCCCATATGAGGAATGTAACTGAAGCGGTCGGAGAAAAGCTGAAGGCCGGCGGGCAGTATCCCGCTGTTTGGGAGAAGGGCGGCGAGATACCAGAACCAGCCGAAGGCGAATTCGGGAACCTTTTCAGCATATTTTACGGCTAAAAAGGAGGTTGCGGCTATAAAGAGATACCCCGCTGCCGCCAGAGCTGTCGCCAGAGGATCGAGAGGCATGGAAGCCTGCATGAAGAGGCCCGAGGGCCAGAAAGTCCGCCAGAGATAGAAAAGATACGCCCTGGGCAGGTTGGCCGCGCCGAAAAGCAGCCGATTCACCCCGCCCCGCGACTCGGGCATGGCCCCCTGTTGGGTGTAGAGGGTAAGGAGAGCGAAAACGATGGAGAGCGCGATAAAGGGCCATTTCTCGATAGCGAGTTTGAGAATCGCCTTCCTGCTTTCGCGCCACTTTCCTTCAGGAAAGCGTTTCAGGGGCCAGAAGTCAATGATGAGGAGCACGGGCGGGAGGATTATCAGCACCGGCTTCGCCATGCAGCCCAAAAGAGCCAGCCCGAAAGCCGCCGCCAGCCACACCTTCCGCTCTGTCTTGGTGTAGCGGACCCAGGAAAGAAGGGTGAGGAGGAAGAAGAAGACAGCCAGCACGTCCTTCCTCTCCGTTATCCAGGCCACGGACTCCGTTCTCAGCGGATGAACGGTAAATAAAAGGGCTGCGAAAAAACTTTTGGCGGCTGAACCCGTAGAGTACCGGAGAAAGAGAAAAAAAAGACCGGCGTTCAGGGCCGCGAAAATGACGTTGGTCCGGTGAAAACCCCCGGGGATCGCGTCCCAAAGGCTTACGTCGGCCATGTAGGATATCCAGGTAACGGGTATCCAGAAACTGTCGTAGACCGTGGTGAAGGCGCTCCAGACTGCGGAGGCGGAGAGCCCGCCGTTTACCAGCGGGTTTTTGGTGGTGTAGTGGGCGTCGTCGAGATTAATCAGAGCGAAGTCGAAGGTTTTCCAGTAAATCGCAAAGGTCAGCGCAGCGAGAAAAACAAAGGCAAGCGCCGCCCAGTCCCATTCCGGCAGGCTGCCCTTGGCGGTCGGCGAGGTGGCTTCGTTTTCCCGGCATCCGGCCTTTCTTTCACAACTGACTTTTTTTGGTCGCATGGCTTCCTGCCGGCTTAAGCGCATCAGTGAAAAAACGGTCAGCGGCTTTCTTCGACGGGCGCTTTCGCCTTCTCTCCTACTCCGCCCTCTATCTTCACGGTATAGGTGGGATAGGCGAAGTCGAGGTCCATCGAGTCGAAGATGCGCTGTATCTCCCCAAGAACCTTGCTCCCGTACTGTGCGGAGGCGGGCCAGTCGGGCAACTTCACCTGAAACCAGACCCGAACGACCTTGGACTGCTTGTCCAGCCTGTCGAGATAGACGTAAGTCTGGCCGGGGATGACCTCGGGCTTTGCCAGAAGGTGCTCCTTTAACCTGGAGATGAGCTCTTCTATCTTATCGGCTTTTACCGCGTAGGGGAGGTCGAGATCCCACTTGTAGACGAATCTCGTTCGCCCGAAGTTGTTTTTCACCGCCTTGGTTATGAATTCGGCATTGGGGATCGTCACGATGGCGAGGTCGCTGGAAAGCTCCATCGAGGTGCGGAAGACGCCTATCTTTGTGACAGTTCCGGACCACTTTTCAAACTCTATGGCCTGCCCCTCGTCAAAGATTCCCGTGGAGTAGATGTACATTCTGCCTACGATGTTGGCGAGGGGGTCCTTTACGGCGAGGGCAAGGGCGATGCCGCCGATGCCGAGAGAGGCCCAGATCGCCTTCAGGTCCACGCCGAGGTTTGAAAGGGTGGTGAGGAGGGCCAGAAGGATGATGACCATCCCCGCGACCTCGCTGACCTGACGCTTTATCCGCGCCACCTGCCGGACAGTAGCGGCTATCTCGGCCTCGTCGGCTCCCTCCGCCGTTTTCTTTTTTACGTACTCTTCGGCCATCAGGTCGGCCCCGCCCCTGATCAGGCGGTAAGCCGCGACGAAGAAGGTGAAAACGACGCCCGCCGTCAGCGCCCGGTTGGTCCACAGGATAGCTTTCGGCGAAAGGACGAGTCCCTCCCTCGCGAGCGTCATGCCGCCGACGACGACCAGCCATACGGCGGGGCCTTTGACAGCGTCGATTATTACGTCGTCCCACTTCGATTCGGTCTTCTCGACCCATTTGGCAACGTGCTTGAGGATTATCAGGCGGGCGATGCGCGCCGCCGCCCAGGCCCCCGCCACGAACCCGAGGAAGATGGCGTAGGCCGATACGGGATTGCCGTAAAATTCGCTTTGCATGAAATCCATAAATCCGCCTCCAAACTATAAATTCCCTGGAGGAGAGATTAATCACCGGGAGCGCCGTTGGCAAGCTATTTGGGTAACCGCCGAAGACCGGAAAAATGGTCGTTGACCGTTTAAAACAACTGATTTAATCTATCGATTAAAACACTCTGAAGGGAGAGCCATATTGGAAGACGCCGTAGACTACGCCGGGCGGGACTGGAATCACGAGTCCACCCGCGACCGCATATTTTCAACCGCAAAGAGACTTTTCTCGAAAAACGGTTTTACCGGAACCTCCATACGCGACATAACCGAGGAGGCCGGGGTAAACGTCGCGGCGGTCAATTACCACTTCGGCGGCAAGGAGAACCTCTACCTTGAGATACTCGCCGAAAGGACTAAATACTGGCAGGGCGCAAGAATGGAAGCCATTTCCAGGGCGGTTGAGGGGACGGACAACCCCAAAGCCGCTCTTGAAGCCGGTATACGCGCCTTTGTCCGCTTCAACCTCGCTTCGATCGTCTCCAGCGAGGACTGCGCCGAGGACTGTGCCCTCTTTTTCCGGGAGATATCGTCTCCCGGCCTCGGTTTTGAAATCATAATGAGAGAGCTCATAGCGCCCACCCGGAAGGCGATTCACGACCTCCTCGCCGGAGTGATTCCGGGCATAACGCAGGAATCCTCCTTCCTCGTCCTTTCTTCGATGATCGGGCAGATGACCCATTTCGTGCGCTCCCGCCGGGTCGTGACAAAGGCTCTGGGGCGCGAGTACGACGCCGAACTGATCGACAAAATCTGTGAACACATCGTCGCCTTCTCGATGGGCGGACTTCGCGCATACGGGGTTGAATGAAAATGAAAAGGATATTACCTGGATTTTTGGCGGCGCTCGTGTCCGTGACTCTGCTGGGCTGCGTAGCCGGACCCGAGAGGGCGAGGGACGTTTCCCCCTCGGCCTCCCAGCCGTGGACCCCTCCCGCAAGGGAGGCGGAAGCAAAGGGAGTAAAGCCAGCCTACGAGATACCCTCCGAACTCGCCCAAAAGAAGTGGGGGCTAAAAGAGGTTCTGGAGGTCTCTCTGGCGAACAACCCCGCCACCCGCGCGGCCTGGCACGACGCAAAAGCAGCCGCAGCCAGGGAAGGCATCGCAAGTTCAGCCGAATTGCCGAAGGTGACCGCCTCGGCGGGACTCAATTACAAGGAGACGAACGACACCGGCAAGGATTTCGTCTCGAAGCAGACCTCGCTCGCCCCTGCGCTCACGCTTTCCTGGCTCCTTCTGGATTTCGGTTCCCGCGATGCCTCCGAAGAGAGCGCCAGAAGCGCCCTTCTGGCCGCCAACTGGACGCAGAACAAGGTGATTCAGGACACGGTTCTCCAGACCTCCAGGGCCTACTACCTCTACCTTTCCACGAAGGCGCTCCTTTCGGCCAGGCAAAAGAACCTCGAGAGGGCCGAGACGATACTTAAGGCCGCCGAGGCCCGCCACGAAGCCGGAGTCGCCACGAAGGCCGACGTCCTTTCGGCGCGCACCGCGGTCTCCCAGGCGAAGCTCGCTCTCCAGACGGTGGAGGGGCAGATAGCCACCACGCGGGGCGGCCTCGCCTCGGCGATGGGGCTTCCGGCGAACCTCCCCTTCGACATCGAGGAGCTTCCGGGGAACGTTCCCTTTGAAAGCGTCGCCGGAAACGTAGATTCCCTCATCGAGGAGGCGCTCGACCGAAGGCCCGATCTCTTCGCGGCGAGGGAACAGGCGAAGGCCGCCTCGGCGCAGGTCGCCAAGGCGAGAGGGGATGGGCTTCCCACCCTTTCCCTGAACGCCTCCACCGGCGTCACCTGGTACGACGTGAACGAGAGCAAGAAAAACACGGCCGTGGACAGGCGCGAGGATTCCTACTCCGTCGGCCTTCTCCTTCAATACCCCCTTTTCACCGGCTATTACGACACCTACAACGTCGAGCGGGCGAGGGAGGAGGCAAAGAGCGCGAAGGAGAGGGAGAGGGGACTGGCGCAGCAGATTATCTTTCAGGTCTACGCGGGTTATTACACTCTCGTCACCGCCGGAGAGAAGGTAAAGACCTCCGACGACCTTCTAACCAGCGCGCAGGAGGCCGAAGAGGTCGCCCTCGGCCGCTATCAGGAGGGCGTAGGCACGATAGTCGATCTCCTCACGGCGCAGGCGGCCCTCTTTGACGCCCGCTCGCAGGGGGTGCAGACGAGGTGGGAGTGGTACACCTCTCTAGCCCAACTCGCGCACGACACGGGTCTTCTCGGCCTTCACGGCGAATCAAACCTGTAAATCCAATGAATTTATGCCACTGCCAAAAGGCGGTTAAGTATTCAGGAGCAGTGATGACGAAAAAACTTTTCTCGGGTTACCGGGCTTTGGCGGTTGTGCTGCTGCTGGCCTTTGCACTCTTCGCATTAACCGGCTGTTCAAAAAAGGAGGGGGACAAGGGAACCGCTCCGTCCGCCGCGTCTCCCCAGTCCGCCTCTCCCGGCGCGGCAAAACGCCCGCCGGTCCCGGTTGTCGTCGCGAAGGCCCAAAAGGCCGATTTCCCGGTGTCGGTGAACGTGGTCGGCACCGTCGAGCCTCTGCGCTCCTCTCAGGTCCGCTCCCAGATCGGCGGTCTCATCACCGAGGTGCGCTTCAGGGAGGGCGACGCCGTCAAAAGCGGGCAGGTGCTCTTCCAGATCGACCCGAGGCCGATAAAAGGGAACATCAAGCAGCTCGAAGCCGAGCTTTCGCGCTGGGAAGCGCAGGCGAGGAGCGCCGAGTCGCAGCTTCGCGCCCTCGAAGCGCAGGCGAAGACCGCCGAGTCGCAGGTGCGCACCACCGAGGCTCAGGCAAAGGTCGCAGAGGCGCAGTCGAAGACCGCCGAAGCGCAGGCCAGCCTCGCCGGGGCGCAGGAAAAACGTTATCAGACCCTGATGGAGAAGGATTTCGTCACAAAGGAGCAGTTCGAGCAGGTAAAGACAGGCTCGACCGCCGCCGAATCCTCTCTTACCGCAAGCAAGGCGACCATTGAGGCAACCCGTTCCAGCGCGGAGGCTTCCCGCTCCAACGCCGAGGCGCTAAGGGCCCAGGTGGAGGCGGCGAGAGCTTCGGTCGAGTCGGCGAAAGCTTCGGGTGAGGCGACCGGAGCCGCTATCGAGAACGCGAAAATCCAGCTCGGCTACACAACCCTCACCGCGCCCTTTTCCGGCCTCGCCGGTTCTATTTCGGCGAGGGCAGGCGACCTCGTAAAGGCCAACGACGCGAGCCTCGTCACCCTGAACCAGCTAAACCCGATACTTGTCCGCTTCGCCATTCCCGAGGGTGACCTCCCGGACGTGATGCGCTACAGGAAGGAAGGGACGCTGAAAGTCAAGGCCGAGCTTCCCGGCCGCCTTGGCGAAACGCGCGAGGGCAAGATAGTCTTCGTGGACAACGCCGTTGACCGCGCCACCGGCACCATAGCGCTTAAGGCGGAGTTCGAGAATTCCGACGGGGCTCTCTGGCCGGGCCAGTTCACCAACCTTCGCCTCACTCTCTACACCCTCGGCGGCGCGGTGCTCGCGCCCTCCCCAGCGATTCAGACCGGGCAGAAGGGGCCGTACCTCTACGTCGTCGGCGCGGACATGACCGCATCCCTCCGTCCCGTCAGGCCGGGGCCCTCGGAAGGCTCTCTGACCGTGATCGAAGAGGGACTGGCCGCCGACGAGACCGTCGTCGTGGACGGGCAGCTAAGGCTCACTCCCGGCGCTACGGTTATGATCAAGCCGCCCGTGGGCGCTACGTCCGAAACCTCAAAGGAAGCCGCCAAGTGAGCGTCTCCGGCCTCTTTATAAAGCGCCCGGTCATGACGACCCTCCTCATGCTGGGCATAATCCTCTTCGGCGCGATGGCGTACAGATATCTGCCCGTCAACGACCTGCCGAACGTCGATTTCCCCACCATTCAGGTCAACGCCAGTCTCTCGGGAGCTAACCCGGAGACGATGGCCTCCGCCGTCGCCACCCCGCTGGAAAAGCAGTTTTCGACGATAGCGGGCATCGACCAGATGACCTCCAGTTCGTCCACCGGCTCGACCTCGATAACCATGACCTTCAACCTCGACAGGGATATCGACGCGGCGGCGCAGGACGTTCAGGCGGCGATAGCCAAGACCCTTTCGCAACTTCCCCGCGAGATAACCACGCCTTCCTACCAGAAGGTCAACCCGGCCGACCAGCCCATACTCTTTCTGGCTCTCAGTTCCGACACCCTTCCTCTTCCGGCGCTGAACGAGTACGCCGATACCATGATAGCGCAGAGGGTCTCCACCCTTCCCGGCGTGGCGCAGGTGCAGATCTACGGTTCTCAGAAATACGCCGTGAGAATAAAGCTCGATCCGAAGCTGCTCGCGACAAAGGGAATCGGCATCGAAGAGGTAGCGAGCGCGGTGCGCCTCGGCAACGTCAACATGCCCACCGGCACCCTCTGGGGACCCGATCAGGCGCTCATGATACGCGCCACGGGGCAGCTTGAGGACGCAAAGGGTTTCCGGCAGCTTATTGTCGCCTATAGGGGCGGCTCCCCGGTGCGCCTTGCCGACCTCGGCGAGGTCTACGACAGCGTCCAGAACGACAAGGTCGCGAGCTGGTTCGTGAAGGACCGCGCCATCGTGCTGGCCATCCAGCGCCAGCCCGGCACCAACACCGTCGCCGTCGCCGATTCGGTGAAAAATACCCTCGGCTCAATACTCGAACAACTCCCGGCCTCGGTAAAGGTGGACGTGCTCTATGACCGCTCCCAGTCCATCCGCGCCTCGGTGGACGAGGTCAAGTTCACTCTCATACTGACCTTCTTCCTCGTAATACTGGTCATCTTCGTATTCCTCCGAAACCTCTCGGCCACTCTCATACCCAGCGTCGCGCTGCCTCTCTCCATAGTCGGCACCTTCGCCGCGATGTATTTCTTCGGTTTCAGCATAGACAATCTCTCGCTGATGGCGCTGACCCTTTCGCTGGGTTTCGTCGTTGACGACGCCATAGTCATGCTCGAAAACATCGTCCGCCATATGGAGATGGGGAAAAATCCCTTCAAGGCGGCGGAGGACGGGGCAAAAGAGGTCGGCTTCACGATCATCTCGATGACGATCTCCCTTGCGGCGGTCTTTATCCCCCTCGTTTTCATGAGCGGCATCATCGGGAGGCTCTTTCGGGAGTTCGCGGTAGTCATAAGCGTCGCCATCCTCATCTCCGGCGTCGTCTCCCTTACCCTTACGCCGATGCTCTGCAGCCGCTTCCTCAAAAGCCACGCCGGGGTGAAACACGGCCCGCTTTTCCAGTTCTTCGAGAAAGGGTTCGACCTCAGCCTGCGGTACTACGAACGGAGCCTTCGCTGGTTCGTCCGCCACAGGAAGACCGCGCTGGTCTTTTCGCTGCTCATCCTGCTCGGGACGGTTCAGCTTGCGAGGATGGTGCCCAAGGGGTTTTTGCCGAGCGAAGACATAAACATGATCTCCGGCATCACCGAGGGAGCCGAGGGCATCTCTTTCGATTCGATGGTGAAGCACCAGCAGGCGGTTGGGGAGGTTGTCGCCAAAAACCCCAACGTCGCCGCCTTCATGTCCTCCGCCGGTTCGGGAAGCTCCTCGAATCAGGGCAGAATGTTCCTTCGCCTGAAAGACCGCGAGGAGAGAACAACGAGCGCCACGGAGGTAATCGAACAGCTTCGCCCCGAACTGGGTCAGATTCCCGGAATCAGGGCCTTCTTCATGGTGCCGCCGCCCATACGCCTCAGCGGAACCTTCTCCAAGGCCAGCTACCAGTATACCCTTCAGGGACCAAGCCTCGACAGCCTCTACGAATCGGCTCCCGCGCTGGAGGCCAGGCTCCGTGAAAACCCGCTCCTCATGGACGTGACGAGCGACCTCCTGCTCAAGAACCCGCAGGTTACGGTGGAAATCGACCGCGACAGGGCCAGCGCCCTCGGAATCTCCG
This genomic interval from bacterium contains the following:
- a CDS encoding transporter substrate-binding domain-containing protein, coding for MKKFFSSVVFLLCVFLLFPALASAQSTLDKIKAKGVIVAGVLNDSPPFSFIDINGAIIGLDPSYLTAVAARLGVSLQLVAVNPSDRLKALLEGQVDILAGNLTRDPVRGLAMDFSKTYLITGQGFLGRKGEVKELKDIFGKKLGVVVGTPSETCARNVCVNVDIVPFDNYGQALAALVNREIVAISTDQAILADLMQALPSDEFEISDLLISEQHYVFGARKGDTAFLDRINSIIDELDKSGEADSIWNKWFTQIGDRPPAAYGSIVRKAAKPPRYLAVGLSGSFIPKAVVAVYNLDGDFIGNGQVSSVIGDQVYLDVDTPIYQLVMPGFLVTQNVSTEVAKKLTSHKEGALQAVKEQSEKDAAEIQARIEKEGDEKIKRDQEMSMERERNRMQIERERRLYFMQLRLLRNIPSSRFGGSGELRIFRGVEE
- a CDS encoding tetratricopeptide repeat protein, translating into MRLSRQEAMRPKKVSCERKAGCRENEATSPTAKGSLPEWDWAALAFVFLAALTFAIYWKTFDFALINLDDAHYTTKNPLVNGGLSASAVWSAFTTVYDSFWIPVTWISYMADVSLWDAIPGGFHRTNVIFAALNAGLFFLFLRYSTGSAAKSFFAALLFTVHPLRTESVAWITERKDVLAVFFFLLTLLSWVRYTKTERKVWLAAAFGLALLGCMAKPVLIILPPVLLIIDFWPLKRFPEGKWRESRKAILKLAIEKWPFIALSIVFALLTLYTQQGAMPESRGGVNRLLFGAANLPRAYLFYLWRTFWPSGLFMQASMPLDPLATALAAAGYLFIAATSFLAVKYAEKVPEFAFGWFWYLAALLPNSGILPAGLQLFSDRFSYIPHMGVAVAFVWGADRLAARLNVHKTVRALTALVVAAPLFWSSFVWAGYWKDSLTLFTQVDKDSGGKSAMAKNGIGQAKQSVGLPREAALYYNRAFEIDPLYPDLAGRLIAAYLNSRDYDNALRVANLVLADSPGDEGASIYAAKAMSAKGDGLGATLKWIENYRRWPGNPEVLSALSRYPNGLAGALRFAGDELASRGRPAEAERYYAEARKYGY
- a CDS encoding mechanosensitive ion channel, producing MDFMQSEFYGNPVSAYAIFLGFVAGAWAAARIARLIILKHVAKWVEKTESKWDDVIIDAVKGPAVWLVVVGGMTLAREGLVLSPKAILWTNRALTAGVVFTFFVAAYRLIRGGADLMAEEYVKKKTAEGADEAEIAATVRQVARIKRQVSEVAGMVIILLALLTTLSNLGVDLKAIWASLGIGGIALALAVKDPLANIVGRMYIYSTGIFDEGQAIEFEKWSGTVTKIGVFRTSMELSSDLAIVTIPNAEFITKAVKNNFGRTRFVYKWDLDLPYAVKADKIEELISRLKEHLLAKPEVIPGQTYVYLDRLDKQSKVVRVWFQVKLPDWPASAQYGSKVLGEIQRIFDSMDLDFAYPTYTVKIEGGVGEKAKAPVEESR
- a CDS encoding TetR/AcrR family transcriptional regulator, producing MEDAVDYAGRDWNHESTRDRIFSTAKRLFSKNGFTGTSIRDITEEAGVNVAAVNYHFGGKENLYLEILAERTKYWQGARMEAISRAVEGTDNPKAALEAGIRAFVRFNLASIVSSEDCAEDCALFFREISSPGLGFEIIMRELIAPTRKAIHDLLAGVIPGITQESSFLVLSSMIGQMTHFVRSRRVVTKALGREYDAELIDKICEHIVAFSMGGLRAYGVE
- a CDS encoding TolC family protein is translated as MKMKRILPGFLAALVSVTLLGCVAGPERARDVSPSASQPWTPPAREAEAKGVKPAYEIPSELAQKKWGLKEVLEVSLANNPATRAAWHDAKAAAAREGIASSAELPKVTASAGLNYKETNDTGKDFVSKQTSLAPALTLSWLLLDFGSRDASEESARSALLAANWTQNKVIQDTVLQTSRAYYLYLSTKALLSARQKNLERAETILKAAEARHEAGVATKADVLSARTAVSQAKLALQTVEGQIATTRGGLASAMGLPANLPFDIEELPGNVPFESVAGNVDSLIEEALDRRPDLFAAREQAKAASAQVAKARGDGLPTLSLNASTGVTWYDVNESKKNTAVDRREDSYSVGLLLQYPLFTGYYDTYNVERAREEAKSAKERERGLAQQIIFQVYAGYYTLVTAGEKVKTSDDLLTSAQEAEEVALGRYQEGVGTIVDLLTAQAALFDARSQGVQTRWEWYTSLAQLAHDTGLLGLHGESNL